The Phacochoerus africanus isolate WHEZ1 chromosome 3, ROS_Pafr_v1, whole genome shotgun sequence genome window below encodes:
- the STK4 gene encoding serine/threonine-protein kinase 4 isoform X2, whose translation METVQLRNPPRRQLKKLDEDSLTKQPEEVFDVLEKLGEGSYGSVYKAIHKETGQIVAIKQVPVESDLQEIIKEISIMQQCDSPHVVKYYGSYFKNTDLWIVMEYCGAGSVSDIIRLRNKTLTEDEIATILQSTLKGLEYLHFMRKIHRDIKAGNILLNTEGHAKLADFGVAGQLTDTMAKRNTVIGTPFWMAPEVIQEIGYNCVADIWSLGITAIEMAEGKPPYADIHPMRAIFMIPTNPPPTFRKPELWSDSFMDFVKQCLVKSPEQRATATQLLQHPFVKSAKGVSILRDLINEAMDVKLKRQEAQQREVDQDDEENSEEDEMDSGTMVRAAGDEMGTVRVASTMSDGANTMIEHDDTLPSQLGTMVINAEEEEEEGTMKRRDETMQPARPSFLEYFEQKEKENQINSFGQSAPGPLKNSSDWKVPQDGDYEFVLGKFGNQDVFT comes from the exons GTCCTATGGCAGCGTGTACAAAGCTATTCATAAAGAGACCGGTCAGATTGTTGCTATTAAGCAAGTTCCTGTGGAATCGGACCTGCaggaaataatcaaagaaatctcTATAATGCAGCAATGTGACAG CCCTCATGTAGTCAAATATTATGGCAGTTATTTTAAGAACACAGACTTGTGGATTGTGATGGAGTACTGTGGGGCTGGTTCTGTGTCCGATATCATTCGATTACGAAATAAAACG ttaaCAGAAGATGAAATAGCTACAATATTACAATCAACACTTAAGGGACTGGAATACCTtcattttatgagaaaaatacaTCGAGATATCAAGGCAGGAAATATTTTGCTAAATACAGAAGGACATGCAAAACTTGCAGATTTTGGGGTAGCAGGTCAACTTACA GATACCATGGCCAAGAGAAATACAGTGATAGGGACACCATTTTGGATGGCTCCAGAAGTGATTCAGGAAATAGGGTACAACTGTGTGGCAGACATCTGGTCACTGGGAATAACTGCCATAGAAATGGCTGAAGGAAAGCCGCCGTATGCCGATATCCATCCAATGAGG gcaaTCTTCATGATTCCTACCAACCCACCTCCCACATTCCGAAAGCCAGAACTGTGGTCAGATAGCTTCATGGATTTTGTGAAGCAGTGTCTTGTAAAGAGCCCTGAGCAGAGAGCCACGGCCACTCAACTCCTCCAG CACCCATTTGTCAAGAGTGCCAAAGGAGTGTCCATACTGCGGGACTTAATTAACGAAGCCATGGACGTGAAGCTGAAACGCCAGGAAGCCCAGCAGCGGGAGGTGGACCAGGACGATGAAGAAAACTCA GAGGAGGATGAAATGGATTCTGGCACAATGGTCCGAGCCGCCGGGGACGAGATGGGCACCGTCCGCGTGGCCAGCACCATGAGTGACGGAGCCAATACCATGATCGAGCACGACGACACGTTGCCGTCCCAGCTGGGCACCATGGTGATCAAtgcggaggaggaggaagaggaaggcacTATGAAAA GAAGGGATGAGACCATGCAGCCTGCAAGACCATCTTTCCTCGAATActttgaacaaaaagaaaaggaaaatcagatCAACAGCTTTGGCCAGAGTGCCCCTGGTCCACTGAAGAACTCTTCAGATTGGAAAGTTCCACAGGATGGAGACTATGAATTT GTACTGGGGAAATTCGGAAATCAGGATGTATTCACATGA